One genomic window of Evansella cellulosilytica DSM 2522 includes the following:
- a CDS encoding glutamine--tRNA ligase/YqeY domain fusion protein: MSDHNTTSSSNFIKHIIKEDLASGKHDEIVTRFPPEPNGYLHIGHAKSIVLNFELAYEFKGKIHLRFDDTNPLKEDVEYVNSIKEDIEWLGYKWDALHFASNYFEEMYHRAVVLIKKGLAYVEDLSQEEIRAYRGTLTEPGKESPARSRTVEENLDLFERMRKGEFKNGEKVLRAKIDMSSPNINMRDPVIYRISHTEHHNTGDQWCIYPLYSFAHPLEDAIEGVTHSICTLEFEDQRPFYDWVVANCDMDAEPRQYEFARLNLTNTVMSKRKLKQLVDENYVDGWDDPRMPTISGLRRRGFTADSIKQFCREIGVARADNTVDVRMLEHFIREDLKLKAPRTMSVLDPLKVVITNYPEGEVEWLDADINPENEEMGKRKIPFSREIYIERSDFMENPPKKYFRLFPGSEVRLKHAYFIKCEEVVKDDAGNIVELRCTYDPETKSGTGFTGRKVKGTLHWVEATHAKAAEFRLYDSLILDEKSGHDFLEQVNPDSLTIAQGFVEPNMEEAKANDKFQFFRHGYFNVDPKHTTEEKLVFNRIVELKSSFKL; this comes from the coding sequence ATGAGTGATCATAACACGACATCATCTTCTAACTTTATAAAACACATTATTAAAGAAGATTTAGCATCTGGAAAGCATGATGAAATTGTTACGCGCTTCCCACCTGAACCAAACGGTTATTTACATATTGGACATGCAAAGTCGATCGTATTAAATTTTGAACTTGCCTATGAATTTAAAGGGAAAATCCACTTGCGTTTCGATGACACGAATCCTCTAAAGGAAGATGTGGAATACGTTAATTCTATTAAAGAGGATATCGAGTGGCTTGGTTATAAATGGGATGCACTGCATTTTGCTTCTAACTATTTTGAAGAGATGTATCATCGAGCTGTGGTTCTAATTAAAAAAGGGTTAGCTTACGTAGAAGACCTTTCACAGGAAGAAATCAGGGCGTATAGAGGGACATTAACTGAGCCTGGAAAAGAGAGTCCAGCTAGAAGCCGTACGGTTGAGGAAAACCTCGATTTATTTGAGCGCATGCGTAAAGGCGAATTTAAAAATGGAGAAAAAGTCCTTCGTGCCAAAATAGACATGTCGTCGCCAAATATTAATATGAGGGATCCTGTTATTTATCGTATCTCGCATACCGAGCATCATAATACAGGCGATCAATGGTGTATTTATCCGCTGTATTCCTTTGCACACCCATTAGAGGATGCAATTGAAGGCGTTACGCACTCCATCTGTACGCTAGAATTTGAGGATCAACGCCCATTCTACGATTGGGTTGTAGCGAACTGTGATATGGATGCTGAACCAAGACAGTACGAGTTTGCTCGCTTAAATTTAACTAATACGGTGATGAGTAAGCGTAAGCTCAAGCAGTTAGTCGATGAAAATTACGTGGATGGATGGGATGACCCTCGTATGCCAACGATTTCAGGGCTAAGAAGACGAGGATTTACGGCAGATTCCATCAAGCAGTTTTGTAGAGAAATTGGTGTTGCTAGAGCAGATAATACAGTAGATGTTCGCATGCTGGAGCACTTCATTCGTGAGGACTTAAAGCTAAAAGCACCTAGAACGATGTCAGTTCTTGATCCATTAAAGGTTGTCATTACAAACTATCCTGAAGGGGAAGTAGAATGGCTCGATGCGGATATAAACCCTGAAAATGAAGAAATGGGTAAACGTAAAATACCTTTTTCTCGTGAAATTTATATTGAGCGTAGTGATTTTATGGAAAACCCACCTAAAAAGTATTTCCGCCTATTTCCAGGAAGTGAAGTTCGCTTAAAGCACGCATACTTCATAAAATGTGAGGAAGTAGTCAAGGACGACGCTGGGAATATTGTAGAACTTCGTTGTACGTATGACCCAGAAACAAAAAGTGGTACCGGATTTACTGGACGTAAAGTAAAGGGTACGCTTCATTGGGTAGAAGCAACGCATGCAAAGGCAGCGGAGTTTAGACTTTACGACTCGTTAATTTTAGATGAAAAAAGTGGACACGATTTCCTAGAGCAAGTGAACCCTGACTCTCTTACGATTGCACAAGGGTTTGTAGAGCCGAATATGGAAGAAGCAAAAGCAAACGATAAATTTCAATTTTTCCGTCATGGCTATTTTAATGTAGACCCTAAGCACACGACCGAGGAAAAACTTGTCTTCAATCGAATTGTAGAATTAAAAAGTTCATTTAAGCTATAG
- the thrC gene encoding threonine synthase: MKRWQGLIGEYEQFLPVNEQTPRLSLSEGNTPLIPLENLSKKWGIELHVKYEGANPTGSFKDRGMVMAVAKAKEEGSEAIMCASTGNTSAAAAAYAARAGLRCIIVIPDGKIAMGKLAQAVMYGAEIYAIEGNFDNALQMVRNLAEVSPITLVNSVNPYRIEGQKTAAFEVCDQLGTAPDVLAIPVGNAGNITAYWKGFKEYDEQKQTGLPQMRGFEAEGAAAIVRNEVIENPETIATAIRIGNPASWDKAVDAATSSNGAIDSVTDDEILAAYKLLAQEEGVFAEPASCASIAGVIKDIDAGKIKKGAKVVAVLTGNGLKDPNCAIDTAMFKPVVLPNEEEVVFDHILGRVNS, encoded by the coding sequence ATGAAGAGATGGCAAGGGTTAATAGGAGAATATGAACAATTTTTACCGGTGAATGAACAAACACCGAGGCTTTCTTTAAGTGAAGGGAATACACCTCTTATACCGTTAGAAAACCTTTCTAAAAAGTGGGGCATTGAGCTCCACGTCAAATATGAAGGCGCTAACCCTACCGGTTCATTCAAGGATCGAGGAATGGTAATGGCTGTGGCTAAAGCGAAGGAAGAAGGTAGCGAAGCAATTATGTGTGCTTCCACAGGGAACACATCCGCTGCTGCTGCTGCATACGCTGCACGTGCCGGTCTTAGATGCATCATCGTAATTCCTGATGGAAAAATTGCGATGGGTAAGCTTGCACAAGCGGTCATGTATGGCGCGGAAATCTATGCAATAGAAGGAAACTTTGACAACGCCTTACAAATGGTTAGAAATTTAGCTGAAGTTTCTCCTATTACGCTAGTAAACTCTGTAAATCCTTATCGTATCGAAGGTCAAAAAACAGCTGCCTTTGAAGTGTGTGACCAGTTAGGAACGGCTCCTGATGTACTTGCAATTCCAGTTGGTAACGCAGGAAACATCACAGCATATTGGAAAGGTTTCAAAGAATACGATGAGCAGAAGCAAACTGGACTTCCACAAATGCGTGGATTCGAAGCGGAGGGCGCGGCTGCAATCGTTCGTAATGAAGTGATCGAGAACCCTGAGACGATTGCAACAGCCATTCGAATTGGAAATCCAGCGAGCTGGGATAAAGCGGTAGATGCTGCTACATCTTCCAATGGTGCCATCGATTCTGTTACAGATGACGAAATTTTAGCTGCTTATAAGCTCCTCGCTCAAGAAGAGGGCGTGTTTGCAGAACCAGCTTCATGTGCATCGATTGCCGGAGTGATAAAGGATATTGATGCAGGAAAAATTAAGAAGGGGGCAAAGGTCGTAGCAGTTTTAACTGGTAATGGACTCAAGGACCCTAACTGCGCGATTGATACTGCTATGTTTAAACCTGTCGTCCTTCCGAATGAAGAAGAAGTTGTTTTTGATCATATTCTAGGACGTGTTAACTCATGA
- the thrB gene encoding homoserine kinase, giving the protein MITTPMFTITVPASTANLGPGFDSVGLAIDRYLTLHISKSDEWTFVGHSPDLEGLPTGTDNYIYEIAAAVAEKYNQTLPPCLVDMYSSIPMSRGLGSSAAAIIAGIELADQLLGLSLTNKEKAHLSSSFEGHPDNVTASLYGGLVIGSHRGDDTDVILGGCPEIDIVAIIPSYELKTKESRGLLPSELSYRDAVKASSVSNVLVAALLQNEWNVVGKMMMNDLFHQPYRKNVVPELETALSIVSELDVYGTSLSGAGPIVLFFTKKGNGAKVKNELHRYYSEHNVQLLNVDKNGVTVTQYLASKRVSQ; this is encoded by the coding sequence ATGATTACGACGCCGATGTTTACAATTACAGTTCCAGCAAGTACGGCTAATTTAGGGCCTGGCTTTGACTCTGTAGGCTTGGCGATAGACCGATATTTAACACTCCACATTAGTAAAAGTGATGAATGGACTTTTGTTGGGCATTCGCCTGACCTCGAAGGATTACCTACAGGAACCGATAATTACATTTATGAAATTGCAGCAGCTGTAGCTGAAAAGTATAATCAAACTCTTCCACCATGTCTTGTTGACATGTACAGCAGTATTCCGATGTCTCGTGGTTTAGGCAGTAGCGCCGCTGCTATCATTGCTGGTATTGAGCTAGCTGATCAATTGTTGGGACTTTCATTGACAAATAAAGAAAAAGCACATTTATCAAGCTCCTTTGAAGGTCACCCTGATAATGTTACAGCTTCGTTATACGGTGGCCTAGTCATTGGCAGTCACCGTGGTGACGACACTGATGTCATATTAGGCGGTTGTCCAGAAATTGATATTGTTGCTATTATTCCTTCATATGAATTAAAGACAAAGGAATCTCGCGGGTTATTACCGAGCGAGCTTTCGTATCGCGACGCAGTGAAGGCGAGTAGCGTCAGCAATGTTTTAGTTGCAGCGTTACTACAAAACGAATGGAATGTTGTTGGAAAAATGATGATGAACGATCTTTTTCATCAGCCATATAGAAAAAATGTTGTGCCTGAGCTTGAAACAGCACTTTCCATTGTTTCAGAGCTCGATGTGTACGGGACATCGTTAAGTGGTGCAGGACCTATCGTGTTATTTTTCACCAAAAAAGGAAATGGTGCGAAGGTGAAAAACGAACTTCACCGTTATTATTCAGAACATAACGTCCAACTACTGAATGTCGACAAAAATGGTGTAACAGTAACACAATACCTTGCTTCTAAAAGGGTGTCTCAATAA
- a CDS encoding GNAT family N-acetyltransferase produces MLTIEDIYRDLPSLETDRLRLRKITLDDTKEMFSYGSNEEVTKYVTWDTHNTMDDTKGFIEFVIKQYESNNLAPWGIEYKSTNKLIGTIDFVSWKPTHHVAEIGYVLSPDYWGKGITTEAAEKVIEFGFNKMDLVRIQAKCFVDNNASARVMEKIGMRYEGTLRKAAFIKGKHEDLKVYSILREEYSKTR; encoded by the coding sequence ATGTTAACGATTGAGGATATTTATCGTGATTTACCTTCTTTAGAAACTGATCGGCTTAGGCTAAGAAAGATTACACTTGATGACACAAAGGAAATGTTTTCTTATGGCAGTAATGAAGAGGTTACTAAATATGTAACTTGGGATACACACAATACAATGGATGATACGAAGGGTTTTATTGAGTTTGTAATAAAGCAATATGAATCGAATAATTTAGCTCCTTGGGGAATTGAGTACAAATCTACTAATAAGCTCATTGGGACGATTGACTTTGTTTCTTGGAAGCCAACACATCATGTTGCCGAAATTGGGTACGTATTATCACCTGATTATTGGGGGAAGGGAATTACTACGGAAGCAGCGGAAAAAGTCATTGAGTTTGGCTTTAATAAAATGGATTTGGTGAGAATCCAGGCGAAATGCTTTGTCGATAATAACGCCTCGGCTCGTGTGATGGAAAAAATCGGAATGAGATATGAAGGAACTTTACGAAAAGCGGCGTTTATAAAAGGAAAACATGAAGATTTAAAGGTCTATTCAATATTAAGAGAAGAATATTCAAAAACCCGCTAA